The following are encoded together in the Daucus carota subsp. sativus chromosome 5, DH1 v3.0, whole genome shotgun sequence genome:
- the LOC108223295 gene encoding 26S proteasome regulatory subunit 8 homolog A translates to MASVEIEKQRIELAKEENCSAKAKQGEGLKQYYQQHIHDLQLHVRQRSHNLNRLEAQRNDLNSKVRMLKEELQLLQEPGSYVGEVVKVMGKSKVLVKVHPEGKYVVDIDKSIDITKITPSTRVALRNDSYVLHLVLPSKVDPLVNLMKVEKVPDSTYDMIGGLDQQIKEIKEVIELPIKHPELFESLGIAQPKGVLLYGPPGTGKTLLARAVAHHTDCTFIRVSGSELVQKYIGEGSRMVRELFVMAREHAPSIIFMDEIDSIGSARMESGSGNGDSEVQRTMLELLNQLDGFEASNKIKVLMATNRIDILDQALLRPGRIDRKIEFPNPNEDSRWDILKIHSRKMNLMRGIDLKKIAEKMGGASGAELKAVCTEAGMFALRERRVHVTQEDFEMAVAKVMKKDTEKNMSLRKLWK, encoded by the exons ATGGCGAGCGTAGAGATCGAGAAGCAACGAATCGAATTAGCCAAAGAAGAGAACTGCTCGGCCAAGGCTAAGCAAGGCGAGGGATTGAAGCAATACTATCAGCAACACATTCATGATCTTCAGCTTCATGTTCGTCAGAGATCTCACAATCTCAACCGTCTCGAAGCTCAGCGTAATGATCTTAATTCCAAAG TGAGAATGCTCAAGGAAGAGTTGCAGCTTCTTCAGGAGCCAGGGTCATATGTTGGCGAAGTTGTTAAAGTGATGGGTAAATCGAAAGTCCTGGTTAAA GTCCATCCAGAGGGGAAATATGTTGTCGATATTGACAAAAGCATTGATATTACAAAGATCACTCCATCTACAAGGGTTGCTCTTCGCAATGACAGTTATGTTCTTCATTTGGTGTTGCCCAGCAAAGTAGATCCCTTGGTGAATCTTATGAAAGTTGAAAAAGTTCCTGATTCTACATATGACATGATCGGTGGCCTTGACCAACAAATTAAAGAAATCAAAGAG GTCATTGAACTTCCAATTAAACATCCTGAATTATTTGAGAGTCTTGGGATTGCTCAACCTAAG GGAGTCTTGCTCTATGGACCACCTGGTACTGGCAAGACCTTGTTGGCTAGAGCAGTTGCACATCACACTGATTGCACATTTATCAGGGTCTCTGGTTCTGAACTGGTCCAGAAATATATTGGGGAAGGATCTCGCATGGTTAGAGAACTTTTTGTCATGGCCAG GGAACATGCTCCTTCTATTATATTTATGGATGAAATCGACAGTATTGGATCTGCGCGAATGGAATCTGGAAGTGGCAATGGTGATAGTGAGGTGCAGCGGACTATGCTGGAGCTCCTAAACCAATTGGATGGGTTTGAGGCTTCAAACAAGATCAAG GTTTTGATGGCCACAAACCGTATTGATATTCTGGATCAAGCCCTTCTCAGACCTGGACGAATTGACAGGAAGATTGAGTTCCCAAATCCCAATGAAGAC TCTAGGTGGGATATTCTGAAAATTCATTCCAGAAAAATGAATTTGATGCGGGGTATTGACTTGAAGAAGATTGCGGAGAAGATGGGTGGTGCCTCAGGTGCAGAGCTAAAG GCTGTGTGCACAGAGGCAGGAATGTTTGCTTTGAGGGAGAGGAGGGTTCATGTGACTCAGGAAGATTTTGAGATGGCTGTGGCGAAGGTGATGAAGAAGGACACTGAGAAAAACATGTCTCTTCGGAAGCTGTGGAAATAA